A window of the Polaribacter batillariae genome harbors these coding sequences:
- the serC gene encoding 3-phosphoserine/phosphohydroxythreonine transaminase encodes MKKHNFSAGPCILPQEVLQKASEAILNFNNDNLSLIEISHRSQPFVEVMEKARSLALELLGLENKGYKALFLQGGASMEFLMVAYNLLNKKAAYLNTGTWADKAIKEAKVFGEVVEVGSSKDKGFSYIPKGYSIPTDVDYFHCTSNNTVAGTQMKEFPETNVPLVCDMSSDIFSRQLDFEKFDLVYAGAQKNMGPAGTTLVIIKEEILGKVERHIPSMLNYQVHIEKDSMFNTPSVFAVYVSMLTLQWLKDLGGIKFIEEVNNKKATLLYAEIDRNPLFKGMVAKEDRSTMNATFTLTDESLTDKFDTMWKDAGINGLNGHRSVGGYRASMYNALPLYSVQALVDVMQALEKVIK; translated from the coding sequence ATGAAAAAACATAATTTTAGCGCAGGTCCTTGTATTCTTCCGCAAGAAGTTTTACAAAAAGCATCTGAAGCCATTTTAAATTTTAATAACGATAATTTATCGTTAATAGAAATTTCTCACAGAAGCCAACCTTTTGTAGAAGTGATGGAAAAAGCCAGAAGTTTGGCTTTAGAATTGTTGGGTTTAGAAAATAAAGGCTACAAAGCATTGTTTTTACAAGGTGGTGCAAGTATGGAGTTTTTAATGGTTGCCTACAATTTACTAAACAAAAAAGCAGCCTATTTAAACACAGGAACTTGGGCAGATAAAGCCATAAAAGAAGCAAAAGTATTTGGAGAAGTTGTAGAAGTTGGTTCTTCTAAAGATAAAGGTTTTTCTTACATACCTAAAGGATATTCAATTCCTACAGATGTAGATTATTTCCATTGTACAAGTAACAATACAGTTGCAGGAACACAAATGAAGGAGTTTCCAGAAACAAATGTTCCTTTGGTTTGTGACATGAGTTCCGATATTTTTTCTCGTCAGTTAGATTTCGAAAAATTCGATTTAGTTTATGCGGGTGCACAAAAAAATATGGGTCCTGCAGGAACAACTTTGGTGATTATTAAAGAAGAAATTCTTGGAAAAGTAGAAAGACACATCCCTTCAATGCTAAATTATCAAGTTCATATCGAGAAAGACAGCATGTTTAATACACCTTCTGTTTTTGCAGTGTATGTTTCGATGCTGACTTTACAATGGCTAAAAGATTTAGGCGGAATTAAGTTTATTGAAGAAGTAAACAACAAAAAAGCTACTCTTTTATATGCTGAAATTGATAGAAATCCGCTTTTTAAAGGAATGGTTGCAAAAGAAGACAGAAGTACCATGAATGCAACTTTTACGTTAACGGATGAATCTTTAACAGATAAATTCGATACAATGTGGAAAGATGCAGGCATTAACGGGTTAAATGGACACAGAAGTGTGGGAGGTTACAGAGCAAGTATGTACAACGCTTTACCATTATATAGTGTACAAGCTTTGGTAGATGTAATGCAAGCCTTAGAAAAAGTAATAAAGTAA
- a CDS encoding D-2-hydroxyacid dehydrogenase, which translates to MKILANDGLSKSGIDALEKEGFEVINTKVAQNQLENYINEHNIDALVVKSLTEVRDDLIDECPSLKLIAFAGVGMDTIDVDYAIEKGLHVINAPEASTISVAEMVFAHLFGMVRFLHSANREMPLEGDSRFRELKKAYSNGTELRGKKLGIIGFGSIGQEVAKIAIGIGMEVIAIDENIDSESITLDFFNGQKVNFNIKMSSKEELLKEADFITINVPDQEDYVIDAQEIEKMKDGVGIINTSRGGNLNEVAMVNAIKDGKIQFAGLDVFESEPTPEVQLLMNPDLSLSPHIGAGTIEAEERVGVEIANKIIKLLK; encoded by the coding sequence ATGAAAATATTAGCAAACGACGGATTATCAAAAAGTGGAATTGACGCTTTAGAAAAAGAAGGTTTTGAGGTTATCAACACAAAAGTGGCTCAAAATCAATTAGAAAATTATATAAACGAACATAATATAGATGCACTTGTTGTAAAGAGTTTAACCGAAGTTCGTGACGATTTAATAGACGAATGTCCGTCTTTAAAACTCATCGCTTTTGCAGGTGTTGGTATGGATACGATTGATGTAGATTACGCCATCGAAAAAGGTTTACATGTAATTAATGCACCAGAAGCATCTACAATTTCTGTAGCAGAAATGGTTTTTGCACATCTTTTTGGAATGGTAAGATTTCTTCATTCTGCAAACAGAGAAATGCCTTTAGAAGGCGATTCTAGGTTTCGAGAATTAAAAAAAGCATACTCTAACGGAACAGAATTACGTGGTAAAAAATTAGGAATTATTGGTTTTGGAAGCATTGGACAAGAAGTGGCGAAAATTGCCATCGGAATTGGAATGGAAGTAATTGCAATAGACGAAAATATAGATTCTGAAAGCATTACTTTAGATTTTTTCAACGGCCAGAAAGTCAATTTTAATATTAAAATGAGTTCGAAGGAAGAACTGTTAAAAGAGGCCGATTTTATTACGATTAATGTTCCAGATCAAGAAGATTATGTAATTGATGCTCAAGAAATAGAAAAAATGAAAGATGGTGTAGGTATTATAAACACATCAAGAGGTGGTAATTTAAATGAAGTTGCGATGGTTAATGCGATTAAAGATGGAAAAATACAATTTGCAGGTTTAGATGTTTTTGAAAGCGAACCAACTCCAGAAGTTCAATTATTAATGAATCCAGATTTGTCTTTATCTCCACATATTGGAGCTGGTACTATAGAAGCAGAAGAAAGAGTTGGAGTAGAAATTGCAAATAAAATTATAAAACTTTTAAAATAA